ATTAGTTTTAGCATGCTGAGAAAGTATGGAGTCTCTTTCAATTTCATCTAAGGCATAAAAAGTATTTTTACCAATATCTACCCTAAATAGAGGAGGTTGAGCAATATATATATGACCATTTTCTATGAGCTTTCTAAAATGTTTTAGAAACATTGCACATAATAAAGTAGCAATATGTAAACCATCAGAATCAGCATCAGCAAGGATACAAATTTTATTGTATCTTAGCCCAGAAATATCCTCACTATCAGGTTCAACACCAATAGCTGTAGCTATATTATGGACTTCTTGCGAGTTCATAATTGTATCGGCATCTAGTTCCCAGCTATTTAGGATTTTCCCCTTAAGAGGCATTACAGCTTGAAAGTTTTTATCACGAGCTTGTTTTGCTGAGCCACCTGCTGAATCTCCCTCAACTATAAAAAGTTCTGTGGAGTTTATATCTGAGCTAATACAATCAGTAAGTTTGCCTGGTAAACGAATAGAAGTATTCATAATGCGCTTACGAGCCGTTTTTTTATCAGCATTAATCCTTTTTTGGGCAATTTTGTTAATATTTTCGACTATTTCGCGCGCTTCATTTGGATGTTGATTAAGCCAAATTGTAAGTAGGTCTCTTACTGTGGTTGCTACAAAAGAGGTTACATCTTTGTTTGATAGCTTTTCTTTTGTTTGTCCAGAGAATTGAGGATTTGGAATTTTTACAGATATTACATAGTTTAGTTGAGCAAAAGAATCGTTAGCAGTTATTTTTACATTTTTTAGACTTAAAGAATTCTTTTCTATATAAGTTTTAATAGCATCGTATATGCCATTTTTTAATCCTGCAACGTGAGTACCATCTTGTGGGGTTGGAATTAGATTTACATAACTATTTTTTATATATTCTATGGGAGAGTCACACCAGCAAAAAACAGCATCTATGTAAGACTCACTATTTGAAAAATTATCTATAAAAAATGGTTCTAAAGGTAAGGTATCTGTACCAAGCTTATGATCTAAGTAACCTTTTAATCCTGTATTGAAATGCCAAGTATAATCTTCTTTTTTTTGCTCATTAGAGTATTTAATAGTAAGACCTTTACAAAGTATAGCTTTGGCTTCAAGTAAGTTCTTTAGTGCTTTTAAATTAACCTTAGTGTCATCGAAGTACTTTTTATTAGGCCAAAATCTGACTTTTGTACCAGTATTTTTTTTACCAACGGAACCTATAACTTCGAGGTCTTTTACCTTAAAACCATCTTCAAAGGTGATACTATAAATTTTACCATCTCTTTTTATTTCTGCTTCTAGACGGTTTGATAAAGCATTAACTACAGAAACCCCTACACCATGCAAGCCACCAGAATGAGTATAGTTTTTATTATTAAACTTACCACCGGAATGAAGTTTTGTCATAATAAGTTCAATCCCTGATATTTTATGTTCAGGGTGTATGTCCACAGGCATACCACGACCATTGTCAATAATTTCGACACTGTTATCACTATAAATAGTCACCTGGATATTATCCGCAAAACCGGCAAGCACCTCATCGATACTATTATCCACGATTTCTTGAACAAGGTGATTTGGGTTTTCTGTATTTGTGTACATACCTGGTCTTTTTTTAACAGGATCAAGACCAGTCAGCACTTCTATGGATTTAGCATTATAGTTTTGCATAATGTTATTTAAAGTATATGTTCTAAAAATTAACTAATACACATAGTATACATAAAATACTTGAAAATACAGTTTTCTATTTTTGTCTTTATTGATGATTTTAGTACTTTAAATTTTGATAATAGCTAACTATTAGGGGAGTGTTGCAAACTAAAATTATATGTTTCTAACTGTGTTAAAAATATTCTCAAAATGCTCATTTACTACATGTAAACTGCGCTTTTTCGAATATTTTTGCCTTGTTACCACCCATCTAATCTCAGCTTGCAACAGCCCCATTATCTGCAATCCATAGCACTAAACTCATACAAAAATACTTTGATATAAATCCTGCATCTTCAAGTATTTTATGTATAATTATCTTTTTAAGAAATAACAACTATAAGGCAAAAATATAGCAAGTCCAATAGTAGGTAATATTATGAATGCAAACGATAAAACGAACTCACTTCCTAAGCCAATTTGACTCATAATGGCTGTAGTTATGGAGGCTATCCCCATTTGCATAAACCCCATAATTGATGATGCCGCACCTGCTGTTGAAGAGAAGTTTTCTAAAGCTATAGGAGTCAGTAGTGGCACACTAAAAGAAACTCCAGTAAATGTTAATGACAGTATCGCTGTTAAAGCTAATGAAAGCTCCATGTCAGTTAATTCTCTAAATGCATAAACACATAAAATTCCAGAGATAAGTGTACAAAGCATGCCGAAGTTGACTAAATATTTGTAAGCTATTATGCGGCTTATCTTAGCACATACAAGTGAGCCAGAAACCACTGCTACAACTATTAATGTAAGTAAATATAAGAAGCTAAATTTATCAAGCTTAAGAATGTTTAAAAAAATATCAGGAGCTTCTATAAGGCAAGCATAAATTACACTAATGTTAATACCTAGCACAAATGTTGCGAAGAAAAATTGATGATCTTTAAAAAGGGATAAGTAGTTTATAATTAGATATTTTGGTTTTAAGGCTTCAATATTTTTTTTTCTTATAGTCTCAGGGAAAAATAAAGTAACATTTATAAACAAAAAGCTAGATGCTACAAGGAGTATCCAAAAGATTAGTACCGGTGTCAGGAATACCCCTAGTATTGCCCCAACAGCAGGTGCCAAAACGAAAGCAATATTCATGATGGCAAATATAGATCCTTGCTCTTTTAGTTCAAAAGCATCCTTTACAGCAACGGTAGCTATTACTCCACCAGCAGCAGCGCCAAAGCCTTGTAGTAACCTTGCATAGATTAAATTTTCTACACTATCAACAAATATGCATATTATAGAGCTGAATATAAAAAAAACAGCTCCGGTGAGAATTAAGGGTTTACGACCATATCTATCAGATAAAGGTCCATATAATATTTGGCTAATAGAATAGCCTAGTAGATATGAGGTTATAGTAAGTTGCACATGTGAATAGTCAGTAGCAAGAATTTTTTTTAGCTCAGGTAACACAGGAGCGTAGATAGTATCGCCAAATGGTCCTAATGAGACCATTAAAATAAGTATGAGTAAAGATGGTTTTGTTATTTTATACATTTACCCCTGCTTATTTTTGCTAAAATCACCGATTATTACATTAATTTTTAAACCTTTTGTTTGAGGTTTATTTTTATCAATATTATTGTTTTCAGTAAGCTCTTTAGTTTTTACTGGGTAAATTTGCTTGATCTGTGTACCTCTATCAACTTTGTAATCACTAAGTATACTATCATATATAACTTTATCACTATAAGCGTCTACTAGATATATAGTTCCATCTTCAGTTTGTACGATAATACCTTCTTCAGTTGGAATTAGCTGACTAGAAATACCGTAGTCAAAAATTTTACTTTCAGGAGTTAATTTAAGCCTACCTAAGTATTCACCATTTAGAGAGTTAAAGAAGTGTAGGTACCCTTGATAATCTGCTACAACAATTAAGCCTTTGTAATACACTGGTCCAGTGATTTTACGCCATTTAAGTATGTCTTGGGTCCATACTGTGTCACCATTTTGGGTGTCAAAAGCTTTTAGTGAGCTGTCATCTTGGCTGGTAAAAATTATTCCATCATTAATAGCCATGTTATTAATTACAGAAGATTTTTTTGCCCATAGCATTTTACCATTATCTTTATCTAGGGCTACTATTGCTCCTTGATACGAGGCAAATATCAGGTAGTCACCATATAGCATAGGATTAGCAGTTATATCGACCATTTTGTCTGCAGGTGAAGAACCATGAGCTATAGCAATAGGAATATTAATAGTTCTATCTCCTTCTTCGGTCGTAAAACCAAGAACAGTACCAAAAGCCGAGCCAATCATAACAGTGTTATTAAGAACTATAGGTGAAGAGTTGGTTGGCAAGGTGATTTCTGGAATATTGTTAAGAGCACTCCACTTTTTTTCACCATCTTTTGCATCAAATGCAGACACAGAACCATCATGCGTGTAAGTATATATAATACTGTCATAGATGGTTGGTTGAGATAATAGACTACTTGGCATTTGCGTATGCCATAATGTTGAACCGTCTTTTGTATCAAGAGCGATTAAGTCGCCTTTTATTGAGCCCAATATTACAGCGTTGGCTATATCATTTGGTTGAGCTGATAAGCTCATATCAATATCTTTTTGCCAAATTATTTCACCATTTTTAATATTTAGAGCATACACTAGTCCATTTTCATTAGGGACAAATATTGATTCGTTAGTATATGTTGGTGCAAGATCATAGTTGCCCATGCCACCATTACCATTACCTGTTTTTGTTTGCCATTTTACTTTTATATGGGTTTGTTGAGGAGGCTTTTCTTCTAAAGGTGTGGGTGGGGGTACATTACTTTTTGAGCAGCTAGTAATCAAGATAGTCAATATTAAAAGAATAATAAAGTAGTTAATATTTAATAACCTATTCATAGTTAGTTTGAATTATTTATAAATTGAGTGATTATTTGTTTAAACTCTGGTGTGGTATTAGGGTCTTGAGTAGCTTTTTGCCAAATCTCAATAGCTTTTGTTGTATTACCCTTTTGCTTATATGCTTGACCTAATAACATAAGAGGATAAGCATTATTTTGTAAATATTTTAAACTATTAAGAGTTTCAATAGCTTCATCTGATTGGTTGGTTTCTATGTAAAGTTTAGCTAATCTGGTTTTTGTAATATCTGTTAAACTGTCTTTAGGGTTAGCATTAGAACTTTTTAGTAGAGCGTCGATAGCATTTTTATAATCAGTAGCACTAATCTCTTTTTTAGGATTTAATTTAGTTGATGTAATATATATATTTGCTATATTCCAACTTGCAAATATACCAAAACTTGTAGTTGGGTAAGTGTTTGCTACACTTTCAAAACTAGCTATTTTAGTGTCTATAGGATTGTCTGGATTTTCGCTTGTTATAAGTGCTTTTTGGTAGCTTTCGGAGGCTTCAAGCATTTTCTGGTTATCCCCAGAACTATAAAACTGAAATATCGTAATACAAATAATAGCAACAATAATCACCCCAGCAATAGTGTATAAAGCTTGAGCTTGTTTTTTAGATAGATTTTTAATCTTCATTAGTTTAACTTCTTATAAATTAGTAAACTTACAATATCTTATCATAAAAACAAGCTTGTTGTTAGTTCCTTAATGCCCCTAATAAAAAGAATAGCGTATAATGTCAAGGTATTTTGTGTTAGAATAGGGAGTGTTTTTCCAATTGATTAAATTATTTTAGAAAATTTTAAAAATAAGTATGGCATTAATATCTTTAGCGATTGATTATAAAAAATCTCCCATAGATGTGCGTAGTGAGTTTTCACTATCTGGGTATGATGTAAGAGAGTTATACAGCTCCATACTTGCTATAGATGATGTTTGTTACGCTGTTATTTTATCAACATGTAACCGTACAGAAATTTATCTTGAAATATCTAATTTAAAAGTTGTCGATGCTATTTTGGTATGGTGGCAAAATCATGTCAGAGATTCAAAGTACTCTCTTAAAGATTACTTTAAACTAAGACAAGGTACAGAAGTTATAAGACACCTAATGAAGCTTGCTTGTGGCTTAGAATCGATGGTTTTAGGCGAGCCACAAATATTAGGACAGGTTAAAGACTCTTATACGCAGAGTAAACAAAATCGTGCTTTAGGCAAAGAGTTAGATAGAGTGTTTCAAAAAGTTTTTGCTACAGCTAAAAAAGTTCGTAGTGAAACAAGAATTGGGCATTGTCCAGTTTCAGTAGCTTTTTCAGCTATTTCTTTGGCTAAAAAACAACTAGATAATATTTCAACCAAAAATGTTTTGATTATAGGAGCAGGTCAAACAGGAGAACTCTTATTTAGACATGTTACAGCTTTAGCTCCAAAATATATTATGCTTGCTAATAGAAGTTTG
Above is a window of Allofrancisella inopinata DNA encoding:
- a CDS encoding multidrug effflux MFS transporter, with the translated sequence MYKITKPSLLILILMVSLGPFGDTIYAPVLPELKKILATDYSHVQLTITSYLLGYSISQILYGPLSDRYGRKPLILTGAVFFIFSSIICIFVDSVENLIYARLLQGFGAAAGGVIATVAVKDAFELKEQGSIFAIMNIAFVLAPAVGAILGVFLTPVLIFWILLVASSFLFINVTLFFPETIRKKNIEALKPKYLIINYLSLFKDHQFFFATFVLGINISVIYACLIEAPDIFLNILKLDKFSFLYLLTLIVVAVVSGSLVCAKISRIIAYKYLVNFGMLCTLISGILCVYAFRELTDMELSLALTAILSLTFTGVSFSVPLLTPIALENFSSTAGAASSIMGFMQMGIASITTAIMSQIGLGSEFVLSFAFIILPTIGLAIFLPYSCYFLKR
- a CDS encoding glutamyl-tRNA reductase; its protein translation is MALISLAIDYKKSPIDVRSEFSLSGYDVRELYSSILAIDDVCYAVILSTCNRTEIYLEISNLKVVDAILVWWQNHVRDSKYSLKDYFKLRQGTEVIRHLMKLACGLESMVLGEPQILGQVKDSYTQSKQNRALGKELDRVFQKVFATAKKVRSETRIGHCPVSVAFSAISLAKKQLDNISTKNVLIIGAGQTGELLFRHVTALAPKYIMLANRSLDKAQKITRTFANATAYTLDQLPELLKEADIVIAAVTVKDYIVTPVYLDFKPRVFVDISIPRAIDPSVESIGQNVYYCVDDIHAVMEEGKDKRKLESTRAQKIIVKSLEEYLEKEKAIISNTAIKELFDKADDMVDMSLERSLSKIRNGKDAEEIIKRFAYEIKKKVLHYPVMGMKEASKEGRKDCLVCMKRMFGLNMEK
- a CDS encoding tetratricopeptide repeat protein; its protein translation is MKNLSKKQAQALYTIAGVIIVAIICITIFQFYSSGDNQKMLEASESYQKALITSENPDNPIDTKIASFESVANTYPTTSFGIFASWNIANIYITSTKLNPKKEISATDYKNAIDALLKSSNANPKDSLTDITKTRLAKLYIETNQSDEAIETLNSLKYLQNNAYPLMLLGQAYKQKGNTTKAIEIWQKATQDPNTTPEFKQIITQFINNSN
- the parE gene encoding DNA topoisomerase IV subunit B, whose translation is MQNYNAKSIEVLTGLDPVKKRPGMYTNTENPNHLVQEIVDNSIDEVLAGFADNIQVTIYSDNSVEIIDNGRGMPVDIHPEHKISGIELIMTKLHSGGKFNNKNYTHSGGLHGVGVSVVNALSNRLEAEIKRDGKIYSITFEDGFKVKDLEVIGSVGKKNTGTKVRFWPNKKYFDDTKVNLKALKNLLEAKAILCKGLTIKYSNEQKKEDYTWHFNTGLKGYLDHKLGTDTLPLEPFFIDNFSNSESYIDAVFCWCDSPIEYIKNSYVNLIPTPQDGTHVAGLKNGIYDAIKTYIEKNSLSLKNVKITANDSFAQLNYVISVKIPNPQFSGQTKEKLSNKDVTSFVATTVRDLLTIWLNQHPNEAREIVENINKIAQKRINADKKTARKRIMNTSIRLPGKLTDCISSDINSTELFIVEGDSAGGSAKQARDKNFQAVMPLKGKILNSWELDADTIMNSQEVHNIATAIGVEPDSEDISGLRYNKICILADADSDGLHIATLLCAMFLKHFRKLIENGHIYIAQPPLFRVDIGKNTFYALDEIERDSILSQHAKTNNKVNIMRFKGLGEMNPIQLRESTMDVSSRRLIQLTISDTHKDSETLDMLLAKKRAKDRRDWLESYGDKAIIE
- the bamB gene encoding outer membrane protein assembly factor BamB yields the protein MNRLLNINYFIILLILTILITSCSKSNVPPPTPLEEKPPQQTHIKVKWQTKTGNGNGGMGNYDLAPTYTNESIFVPNENGLVYALNIKNGEIIWQKDIDMSLSAQPNDIANAVILGSIKGDLIALDTKDGSTLWHTQMPSSLLSQPTIYDSIIYTYTHDGSVSAFDAKDGEKKWSALNNIPEITLPTNSSPIVLNNTVMIGSAFGTVLGFTTEEGDRTINIPIAIAHGSSPADKMVDITANPMLYGDYLIFASYQGAIVALDKDNGKMLWAKKSSVINNMAINDGIIFTSQDDSSLKAFDTQNGDTVWTQDILKWRKITGPVYYKGLIVVADYQGYLHFFNSLNGEYLGRLKLTPESKIFDYGISSQLIPTEEGIIVQTEDGTIYLVDAYSDKVIYDSILSDYKVDRGTQIKQIYPVKTKELTENNNIDKNKPQTKGLKINVIIGDFSKNKQG